A genomic stretch from Terriglobus sp. RCC_193 includes:
- a CDS encoding NAD-dependent epimerase/dehydratase family protein, with translation MAHYLVTGASGFFGGVLKRRLLREGHTVVNIDLERDEDAVLEGLTSIQGDLRDRALMERTFAEHRFDAIFHAAAQLAHGMKLDEHLMWTSNVDATALLAELAKRHGVKPFVFVSTNCLWASNLGHPVHEENDTPAPVELYGRSKLEAEHRLKHFMGDLNVVIIRCPTIMDSGRLGLLAILYEFIDDHKTVWVVGDGSNRYQFIYADDLATACIQGAGYQGSGIFHIGSDHVKSMREVYEAVITAGGSRSKVRSLPKSPTIAAMILAHKLKVSPLGPYHYKMIAESFIFDTTKIKRELGWQPTLTNEEMLLRAYDYYKQNRNEIAVRTDVSAHRKPAEMGIIRLLKWIS, from the coding sequence GTGGCTCACTATCTGGTAACCGGTGCATCAGGATTCTTTGGCGGCGTGTTGAAGCGCAGGCTGCTGCGCGAAGGACATACCGTCGTCAACATCGACCTGGAACGCGATGAAGACGCCGTGCTCGAAGGATTGACCAGCATTCAGGGCGATCTGCGTGATCGTGCGCTGATGGAACGCACCTTTGCAGAACATCGCTTCGACGCCATCTTTCATGCAGCAGCGCAGCTTGCGCACGGCATGAAGCTGGATGAACACCTGATGTGGACCAGCAACGTGGATGCCACGGCATTGCTGGCAGAGCTGGCAAAGAGGCATGGTGTGAAGCCGTTTGTCTTTGTCTCCACGAACTGCTTATGGGCATCGAATCTGGGGCATCCTGTTCATGAAGAAAATGACACACCTGCCCCCGTGGAACTCTACGGTCGATCCAAGCTGGAGGCGGAGCATCGCCTGAAGCACTTCATGGGTGACCTAAACGTGGTCATCATCCGTTGCCCCACGATCATGGACAGCGGCAGGCTTGGTCTGCTGGCCATCCTGTACGAGTTCATCGACGACCACAAAACGGTGTGGGTGGTGGGCGACGGCAGCAATCGCTATCAGTTCATCTATGCCGACGATCTGGCAACAGCCTGCATTCAGGGCGCGGGTTATCAGGGCAGCGGCATCTTCCACATTGGTTCCGACCATGTGAAGTCCATGCGCGAGGTGTATGAAGCTGTCATCACCGCAGGTGGTAGCCGAAGCAAAGTGCGCTCGTTACCGAAATCTCCCACGATTGCCGCAATGATATTGGCGCACAAACTGAAGGTGTCACCCCTGGGGCCGTATCACTACAAAATGATTGCGGAGAGTTTCATCTTCGACACGACGAAGATCAAGCGCGAGCTTGGCTGGCAGCCGACCTTGACCAATGAAGAGATGTTGCTGCGTGCGTATGACTACTACAAACAGAACCGGAACGAAATCGCCGTGCGTACGGACGTAAGCGCACACCGCAAACCAGCCGAGATGGGAATCATCCGTTTGTTGAAATGGATTTCCTAG